In the Granulosicoccus antarcticus IMCC3135 genome, TTTCGACCGCTGGCATATCGGCGTCCGTGAGTCGTATTTCTGCAGACTCGATGGACTCGATTTCCTGCGGCGGCTGAATAGCATCGCGATCGGAGGTGTCGGCAATGGAAACAGCTGGTTCTGCTGCATTCGCAAATTCGATATCCGGTCCCAGCACTGCTGCCGGCTCATCAGTTTCTGATCGAGTAGACTGTTGTTTGCGCGCTGACCATCGACCCAGAAAACTGCCGGAGTCTTTCTGATCACTCATATATGTTGCCCGAAAAAATCAGATGTAAACCTCATTGCTGGCCAGATGCCGGGCCCTGGGAAGAATCGTTCGACCACTTGTGCCGTTTGCGCTTCTTGAATTCCTTCGGCTTGTAATGCTGCAAAACAAAAGCTTCCATATGCCGGTACAGCTCTGCCGGAATGGGACCACTGAGCACCAGCTCATCGTTTTCCAGAAAAGCCGCCGCTTCGTCATAATCGATGGTGACCAACACCGGGCGCAAGGCGATGGCATCATCAGCCACATCTTCGATCTCACGACAGACAACATAGACCAGTGGCTTGTCACCGATCAGTGCATGCCAGTAACGCTCGCATGCATCTCTGTAGAGCGTGACCTGAAAACCGGACCAGGCAAAAAGCTCGCCTTTGTCTGTCTGTCCAGCTTGTGCTGCTGAGCCTGCTGCCGAATCCGCTGCCGCCACATGCTCGCCAACTGCGACCGCATGCAAGTACCAGGACGGCATCGACCAGAACGAACGACTGATCATGCGCCGCTCAAGCAGCAGCGTGACCGGCACGCTGAATCTGGTAGGAATGTGGTTTTGCATATGCGGTTACTATTGCACGACTATCGCCAGTATTGGTCATCGTATCCCTGCCACACAGCAGCAAATACGGCGCCCAATCATAGAAATTCAATGCATCCTTGTCAAAATGCGACAATATGTCGCATCGCCCCACTCAAAATTTCAGTTTGTTCCAGTTTGCCCCGTGACTGGAGCAGTTGAGACTCTTAAAGTCAGGCTAGTTACTAACGAGCGCGAACGAAAATGCATGCCCCGTCCCAACAGTTGCCCAGTCTGAGTAATGAATCCCTGATGCCTGCTCATGGCGTCATTGCCATCAATGAGTTTGGTGAATCGGTCGAAGCCTTTATACCCGGCGAGCTGCCTTTGACTATTCAGGTCGATGGCATGGAGGTGGTCACTCTGATGACACTCGGTACTCAGCCAGAGGCTCTGACCCTCGGTTATATCCGTAATCAAAAACTGATCGAAGATGTATCACTGATCAAATCCGTGATCGTGGATTGGGACCGGGAGCTGGTCGAGGTCACCACCCACGCAGGCACAGGTATCGCAGACTGGCAAGAGAAGATGAAGCGACGCATCGTGACCAGTGGTTGCGGGCAAGGCACTATTTTCAGCTGTACCGTCGACAAATTGTACGAGGTAAAGTTGAAAACACCCGCTTTGAAACAATCAGAAATCTATACGCTGATCAAGAACGTCAGCCAGCTTAATGATGTCTACCGCGTGTCCGGAGCCGTACATGGTTGCGGCCTGTGCACAGCGACCAACTCAATCATGCATATCGAGGATGTAGGTCGCCACAATGCCGCCGATGCCATTGCCGGACGAATGTGGCTGGAAAATCTGGACGGTGCTGACAAGATCTTCTACACCACCGGTCGACTGACCTCGGAAATCGTCATGAAAACCGCCTTCATGGGGATTCCGACCCTGCTTTCTCGTTCGGGCGTCACCAATATGGGCCTGGAGTTGGCACAGGAAATCGGCATGACCATCATTGCCAGGGCCAAAGGCAGGCATTTCATGATTTATAACGGCCAGGAGCACATGGAGTTCGATGCCATTCCGGCTGAACGTCGTGTTGCACCTCCCACCAAAGGCATGCGCGATCTGGACTGACACCTCCCGCTGATGAGCTTTCCTGCAGACAAAGTGCTGACAAACGGTTCGGACGAACCGCGCCCGGATCCGAACGCCTCGGCATTCCTGACTGTGCCGCAGCTGGCCGAA is a window encoding:
- a CDS encoding DUF3305 domain-containing protein, which translates into the protein MQNHIPTRFSVPVTLLLERRMISRSFWSMPSWYLHAVAVGEHVAAADSAAGSAAQAGQTDKGELFAWSGFQVTLYRDACERYWHALIGDKPLVYVVCREIEDVADDAIALRPVLVTIDYDEAAAFLENDELVLSGPIPAELYRHMEAFVLQHYKPKEFKKRKRHKWSNDSSQGPASGQQ
- a CDS encoding formate dehydrogenase accessory sulfurtransferase FdhD — translated: MHAPSQQLPSLSNESLMPAHGVIAINEFGESVEAFIPGELPLTIQVDGMEVVTLMTLGTQPEALTLGYIRNQKLIEDVSLIKSVIVDWDRELVEVTTHAGTGIADWQEKMKRRIVTSGCGQGTIFSCTVDKLYEVKLKTPALKQSEIYTLIKNVSQLNDVYRVSGAVHGCGLCTATNSIMHIEDVGRHNAADAIAGRMWLENLDGADKIFYTTGRLTSEIVMKTAFMGIPTLLSRSGVTNMGLELAQEIGMTIIARAKGRHFMIYNGQEHMEFDAIPAERRVAPPTKGMRDLD